Within Pseudomonas paeninsulae, the genomic segment CATGAGCTGTGCCCATGGAGTCCGACGCCCATCCCAAGGATAACCGCCACTGGAGCCTGGAAAGCCTGAACAAGGCTTACCAGCAAGGCTATATGGCGGGCCTCACCGGCCAACCCAATAGCCGTCACGACCACCGCGCCGAAGTGCTTGCCGCGGCCTGGGAGGCCGGCTGGGACGACGGCCATGAGCAACTGCTGCGCCAGCAGAAGATCGCCTGAACCACTGAGCCAGCCGGTAGGAGCCAGGCACCCGCAAAGCGCCTGTACCCGAGCAACCTTCCCGCCGCGATGAACCCAACCCCGCCTCTTGAGCGGCGGCGCGGCACATCTCGACCCCGCCTGCAGACTGACTGCGGTGGGTTCGGCGGCAGGCTACAAGGCCTTCTCGAACACCTTGGAATTGCGTTGGAAGTTGTACAGCGAGGCGCGCGCCGTGGGCAGGCGGTCGACGCTGCTGGGCACGAAACCGCGTTCGCGGAACCAGTGAGCGGTGCGGGTGGTGAGCACGAACAGGTGCTTCAGGCCCTGGGCGCGGGCGCGGGCCTCGATGCGTTCGAGCAGTTCGTCGCCGCGACCGCCGTGGCGATAGTCGGGGTTGACTGCCAGGCAGGCCAGCTCGCCGTAGTCCGAGTCGTCAAGCTGGTACAGGGCCGCGCAGGCGATGATCAGGCCGTCGCGCTCGACGATACTGAACTGCTCGATCTCGCGTTCAAGCACCTCGCGCGAACGGCGCACCAGGATGCCCTGCTCTTCCAGCGGGCTGATCAACTCGATCAGCCCGCCGACATCGCCGATATTCGCCTCACGCAATGACTCGAACTGCTCCTGGTCGACCAAGGTGCCGCCGCCATCGCGGGTGAACAGCTCGGTCAGCAGCGAGCCGTTCTCCACATAGCTGACCAGATGCGCGCGCTTGACCCCGGCGCGGCAGGCCTGAGCCGCGGCATCGAGCAGCTCGCCCTGGTAGCTGTTACCCAGGCGCGCCAGGTAGAGCGGTACCTGCTGCGGACGCAGTTCGCGCACCAGCCGGCCCTCTTCGTCGAGCAGACCGCGCTCGGCACTGAACAGCAGCAGCTTGTCGGCGCCCAGGTCGATGGCTGCACGGGTGGCCACGTCTTCGCAGGCCAGATTGAAAATTTCCCCGGTCGGCGAATAGCCCAGCGGCGACAGCAGCACGATGCTGCGCTCGTCGAGCAGACGGCCGATGCCCTTGCGATCGACCCGGCGCACTTCGCCGGTATGGTGATAGTCGATGCCGTCGACCACGCCGATCGGCCGCGCGGTGACGAAGTTGCCGCTGGACACGCGCAGGCGCGCGCCCTGCATCGGCGAGGCGGCCATGTCCATCGACAGGCGCGCCTCGATGGCGATGCGCAACTGGCCGACCGCATCGATCACGCACTCCAGAGTCGCGCTGTCGGTGACGCGTAAATCACGGTGAAAGTGCGGGGTTATCCCGCGAGCGACCAGACGCGCCTCGATCTGCGAGCGCGAGCCGTGCACCAGCACCAGACGCACGCCGAGGCTGTGCAGCAGCACCAAATCGTGGACGATATTGCCGAAATTCGGGTGGGCAACGCCCTCGCCCGGCAGCATCACGACGAAGGTGCAGTCGCGGTGGGCATTGATATAGGGCGAAGCGTGGCGAAGCCAATTAACGTAGTCGTGCATTGCGCAGAGAACCTGTGAGTCGTGAAGATAACGCATGAACAAGGCGCGCGAGCGCCGGACGAGGCAGCCGGGAGCAGCGGGTTATCGTCGCAAGTAGGACAGCTTCACGCGTTCGCTCCTCCCATGGGTACAGGTCATGCCCGGATCATTCGACCGGGCTCAGAGGGTGCTTACAAATTACTGCGCTCGGCCATGCAGCGTTGAAATTAGCCCGGGACTCGGCGTCTCAAAATGCTCATGTACTATTCGTACACTCCGCTTTTGATTCGCTGCGCTCACCCCTTCGGGGCCAGCCTGCGGTTGTTACTCCGCTACGCTGCGTTGCGGCTGATTTCGCCTTGCCTGGCCATCGCTCGCTACTTTTGTAAACACCCCTTTAGGCAGTAGTGTTGAATCAGCTGACGTAACAGACGCACGGTCGGTTCGAGACGTGACATTTCTAGGTACTCGCCCGGTTGATGGGCACAGTCGATATCGCCGGGGCCAAGCACCAGGGTCTCGCAACCAAGCTGCTGAAGATAAGGCGCTTCGGTGGCAAACGCCACCGAAGCCGCGCTGTGCCCGGTCAGCCGCTCGGCCAGGCGCACCAATTCACTGTCGGCGGCCTGTTCGAAGGGTGGCACGCTGGGAAACAGCGGGGCAAAGTCGATCTTGACCTGGTGCCGCTCGGCCAGCGGTTGCAGCTTCTGCCGGATCGCCGCACGCAGCAGTTCCGGCTGCATGCCCGGCAATGGGCGCAGGTCGAACTCCAGCGAGCACTGGCCGCAGATACGATTGGGGTTGTCGCCACCGTGGATGCAGCCAAGATTCAGGGTTGGCTGCGGCACGCTGAACTGCGGGTTGTTGAATTCACGCTGCCACTGGCCGCGCAAGCCGCGCAGTTCGGCCAGTACATCCTGCATCGCCTCCAGCGCGCTGTGACCGAGGCGCGGGTCGGAGGAATGGCCGCTCTGCCCGAGGATGTCGATGCGCTCCATCATGATGCCCTTGTGCAGCCGTATCGGCTTCAGCCCGGTCGGCTCGCCGATCACCGCGGCGCGCCCCAGCGGCCGGCCGGCAGCGGCCAGGGCCCGGGCGCCGGACATCGAGCTTTCTTCATCACAGGTGGCGAGGATCAGCAGTGGCTGCTGGAAGCGCTGGGTCAGCAAGGGCTGCACCGCGTCGATGACCAGCGCGAAGAAGCCCTTCATATCGCAACTGCCGAGGCCAACCCAGCGGCCATCGACCTCGGTCAGCTTGAGCGGGTCGCTCTGCCACAAGGCCGCATCGAAGGGCACGGTGTCACTGTGTCCAGCCAGCACCAGGCCGCCAGGGCCGCTGCCGTAACTGGCCAGCAAGTTGAACTTACCCGGATTGATTTCCTGCACTTCGCAGGCGAAGCCGAGGTCGCCGAGCCAGCTCGAGAGCAACTCGATCACCGGCCGATTGGACTGATCCCAGTGCGCCTGGGTACAGCTCACCGAAGGCGCGGCGATCAGCGCGGCGAATTGCTCTTTGAAAGAAGGCAGGGGCATTGGCGGTCTCCGCGGGCGTTGCCACCATCATAGGGGCAACGCCGGTGCGGATGAAACCGCCGGGCACTATCTCGGCGATTGGGTAAATACCGAGCGCCGGCGCGCGCGTTTTTTCACAGCCTCAAAGGAAGATGCCGCGCAGGATATAGAAGAACACGATGGCCAGGGCCGCACCGACCGGCAGGGTGATCAACCAGGACATGAAGATCTTGCCGATCACGCCCAGGTTCAGTGCGCCAATACCCCGCGCCAGGCCGACGCCCAGTACCGCGCCGACCAAGGTGTGGGTGGTGGACACCGGCAAGCCGATGGCCGAGGCGCCGACCACGGTGGTGGCCGTCGCCAGTTCGGCGGCAAAGCCGCGGCTCGGGGTCAGCTCGGTGATCTGCTTGCCGATGGTGGCGATCACCTTGTAGCCATAGGTGGCCAGGCCGATGACGATACCCACCGCACCGAGCAGCAGGACCCAGGCTGGCAGCGCCGCCTTGGCACCTACGGCTTCACCGCCGGACTGGATCACGCCGACGATGGCTGCCAGCGGGCCGACGGCGTTGGCCACGTCGTTGGAACCGTGGGCAAAGGCCATGGAACAGGCGGTGAAGATCATCAGCACGGCGAAGACTTTCTCCACGCTGGCGTAGTGGAAGCCCTTGTCCGCTTCGATGTCGATCTTGATCCGGCTAAGCAGGACGATACCCAACAGCATTACCAGCGCGCCGACCCCCAGGGCGATAAGCAGGCCCTCGGCAGCCGACAGATCCAGGCCGATGTGTTTGAGGCCCTTGGTCACGGTAACCAGGCTGACCATAAAGCCGGTCAGGAACATATACAGCGGGACGAAGCGTTTGGCGTTGAGGAAGGGCTCATCGGTATCGATGATCAGCTTCTGCACACTGACGAACAGGCCGAAGGCGACGGTGCCCGAGAGCACTGGCGAGACCACCCAGCTGGCCACAATCGGGCCAACACCGGCCCAGTTCACGGCGTCCATGGACACGCCGACCGCGGCGAAGCCGATCACCGCGCCAACGATCGAATGGGTGGTGGAAACCGGCCAGCCACGCATCGACGCAATCAGCAGCCAGGTTCCTGCCGCCAGCAGCGCCGACATCATGCCCAGCACCATCAAGTCCGGGGTGATCAAGGTGGCATCGACGATGCCGCTCTTGATCGTTTCGGTCACCTGGCCGCCGGCCAGATAGGCGCCAGCGAACTCGAAGACCATGGCGACCAGAATCGCCTGTTTGATGGTCAGCGCCTGCGAGCCAACCGAGGTACCCATGGCGTTGGCCACGTCGTTGGCACCCACGCCCCAGGCCATGAAAAAGCCGAAGAGACAGGCAAGTAGCAGAAGTACGAGGCCGTAGTCCGCAATCAAAGACATAAATAATTAATCCGTAGATTCCAGAAAGGACACTGGCGCTTAACGCGCCAGCAGTTGTTCCAGTCGGTTACCGACACGCTCGGCACGGTCGGCGACATCTCCGATCCACTCGAGGATCTGATAGAGAAACATCACGTCGACCGGAGGAAGGTCCTTTTCCAGCTTGAACAGGGCACGACGAACTTCGATTTGCATGCGATCGGTGTCCTGCTCGATCAACTCCAGCTCCTCGACCATGGACCCGACCAAGGCGGCTTCGCGCCCACCAAAACCGGTCTCCAGCAGCTCATCGAGCTCGTTCATGGCTTTCAGCGCCTGGGCACTGGCATCCACGGTACGCTGCACGAAGGCGCGCATCAGTGGCTGCATAGCCTGTGGAATGGCCATTTCACGGCCCAGCATCAGGCCGGCGATGTCCTTGGCGCGGTTGGCAACTTTGTCCTGTACACTCAGCAGCTCAAGCAGATCCGAGCGCGGCACTGGCAGAAACAGGCTCTTGGGCAGGTGCAGCCGTACGCTTTTCTTGAGTTTGTCGGCTTCGCCCTCCAGCCGCGCCATGTCCTGTTGCACCTGCTCTACCTTGGCCCAGTCCTCAGCCATCACGGCGTCGAAAAAAGGCACCAGGTGCGCTGCGCATTCATGGGCTTTGGCGAAGTGCTTCTGCATCGGCCCAATGGGCGAGCGACCGAACAGGCTGGCGAATGGATTGAGTGGCATAGGGTGAACCCCGGCTTTAATGAAGGCGGCAAGTATACGGATCGCTCGAAAAGCTCGCCAGCACGCATCATCAGACAGTCACAATTTCACAGTAGGCGCTTAGCTCACCATCATGGTCAAAGAAACCGAAATCAAATTGCGGGTCAGCCGCGACACCTTGGCAGCACTGCGCGAGCACCCACTGCTGAAGAAGCGCAACAAGAGCGGCTGGGAACAGCGCGAGTTATTCAACCAGTATTTCGACACGCCCGCCCGTGACTTGGCCCAGGCCAAGGTCGCCTTGCGCATCCGCCGCGATGGCGATGCCTTTATCCAGACCCTGAAAAGCCGTGGTCAGAGCGTCGCGGGCCTGTCCGAACGCAACGAATTCGACTGGAATCTGGATCAGGCCGAACTGGACCTGAGCAAGCTCGATGACAGCTGCTGGCCGGCGGCCCTGGCCGACCTGGACAAGAGCCTGCTGCAACCGATCTTCAGCACCGATTTCGTCCGCCAGCGTGCCGACATCGCCTGGGGTCGCGGCAAGGCCAAGGTGGTCATCGAGGCCGCACTGGATCTCGGCAAAGTCATCGCCGGCGAGCATGACGAGGAAATCTGTGAGCTGGAACTGGAGCTGCGCCAGGGCGAACCTGAAGCCTTGTTGGAGCTGGCCGCCGAACTCGCCGCCGATCTGCCACTGATGCCTTGCGACATCAGCAAGGCCGAACGCGGCTACCGCCTGTTCGATGCCAACAGTTACAGTCTCAGCCTGCCAGCCCCCGAGCTGAGCAGCGAAATGAGCCTGGATGATAGCTTTGCCGCGATTGCCTGGCACCTGCTCGGCAGCAGCCAGCGGCTGGCAGAGCAATACCGTTTCAATGGCCACTGGCGCCTGTTGGTCGACTGGCTGGAACAACTGGTCGGCCTGCGCGCGCTGATCGGCAGCCTCGGCCAGGCTGCACCGCGCAGCAGCAGCAGCGAACTACGCCAGACCCTCGACGCCCTGCTCAACGACTGGCGCCCACGGGTCCAGGCCGGTCAACTCGACGATGCCGTACGCCGGGCCGCGCCGGCGCAGTTCGCCGTAGAACTGCAGGGCACGCGCTGGGGCCAGTTCTCCCTGATCAGTTCGCGCTGGCTGCTGGCCAAGGGCTGGACGACCGCACGCAACAACCGCGGCAATCGCCAGGGCGCCGCACCGCTGGGCAACTGGCTGCCAACCTTGCTGGCCGAGGAAGGCCATGACTTGCAGCTGAACCGCTACCAGAAACAACCGGAAGACCTGGCCGAACAACTGCCGCGTATCGAGCGCCTGCTGGCCTGGCTGCGCATGGCCCGCGGCGTATTGGAAGTGCCGGAAGTCGACCGTCTGTATGGCGAGCTGAGCAAGCTGAGCGAACAGGCCAACCGCAGCATCGACCCCGAGTCGTTGGCCGCACGGCAAGCCCAGGCCCATATTGTGGCCTCGCTGAAAGCCTGGAGAATGCTGGTGAAGTAAGCTGCAAGCTGCAAGCTGCAAGCTGCAAGCTGCAAGCTGCAAGCAAGTCAGTGTGGCGTTTATGCATTGGTACGCAATAGTTTTCAACTTGCTGCTTTAAGCTTGCCGCTTGCCGCTACTACCGCAGGGAGTCCCATGTCTGCCATCACCTCGCCCACCGCCGACCGTACCCTCGACCTGGGCGATCTGCTACGCGAACTGGTCGCCCAGGGCCGGGTCGACCAGGACAGCGCCGAGCAGTGCCTGGCAATCCGCCGCAGTGCGGTGAACAACCAGCAGCACCCGCTGGAATTTCTCGCCGCGCAGCAGGTCGACGACCTCAGTCGTCCGGGCCATAAGCTCGACCTGGAAAGCCTCACCGTCTGGCTGGCGAAATTCGTCGGCCAACCTTATCTGCGCATCGACCCACTGAAGATCGATGTCGCCGCCATTACCCCGTTGATGTCCTACGCCTTCGCCCAACGGCACAAGATCCTCGCCGTAGCGGTGGCCCCCGATGCGGTGACCATCGCCAGCGCGCAACCGCTGATGCACAGCTGGGAAGCCAACCTGACCCACGTGCTCAAACGCCCGATCAAGCGAGTGGTGGCCAACCCGGCGGATATCCAGCGCTTGACCGTGGAGCTCTATCGCCTGGCCAAGTCGGTCAGTGGCGCCAGCGCCGGCGACAGCAAGATCAGCGGCGTCGGCAACTTCGAGCAACTGCTCAACCTTGGCGCCCAGGACCAGGAGCCGGACGCCAACGACGCGCATATCGTCAACATCGTCGACTGGCTGTTCCAGTACGCCTTCCAGCAACGCGCCAGCGATATCCACATCGAGCCGCGCCGCGAGCAGGGCAGCGTGCGCTTTCGCATCGACGGCGTGCTGCACACCGTCTACCAGTTCCCGCCGCAGGTGACCATGGCAGTGGTCAGTCGCCTGAAGAGCCTGGGCCGGATGAACGTCGCGGAAAAACGCAAACCCCAGGACGGCCGGGTCAAAACCAAGACCCCGGACGGCGGCGAAGTCGAGCTGCGCCTGTCGACCCTGCCCACCGCCTTCGGCGAAAAACTGGTGATGCGCATCTTCGATCCGGAAGTGCTGCTGAAAAGCTTCGACCAGCTGGGCTTCTCGCCGGACGACATGAAGCGCTGGGCCGACATGACCCGCCAGCCCAACGGCATCATCCTGGTCACCGGGCCGACCGGCTCGGGCAAGACCACCACCCTCTACACCACGCTCAAGCAGCTGGCGACGGCGGAGGTCAACGTCTGCACCATCGAAGACCCGATCGAGATGATCGAAGGCGCCTTCAACCAGATGCAGGTGCAGCACAACATCGACCTGAGCTTCGCCAGCGGCGTGCGCGCGCTGATGCGCCAGGACCCGGACATCATCATGATCGGCGAGATCCGCGACCTGGAAACCGCCGAGATGGCGATCCAGGCCGCACTCACCGGGCACCTGGTGCTCTCCACCCTGCACACCAACGACGCGCCCAGCGCCATCACCCGCCTGCTCGAACTGGGCGTGCCGCATTACCTGCTCAAGGCCACCCTGCTCGGGGTCATGGCCCAGCGTCTGGTGCGCACCCTGTGCCCGCATTGCAAGGCGCCACACGAGCTCAGCGACGATGACTGGCAGAGCCTGACCAAACCCTGGAACGCCCCTCTGCCGACTGGTGCGCACAAGGCCGTCGGTTGCCTGGAGTGTCGTGATACCGGCTACCGTGGCCGCGCTGGGGTCTACGAGATCATGCAGCTCAACGATGGCATCAAAGCGCTGATCAGCGCCGACACCGACCTCACTGCCCTGCGCCGCCAGGCGTTCAAGGAAGGCATGCGCAGCCTCAGGCTGTCGGGCGCACAAAAAATCGCCGCGGGCCTGACCACCATCGAGGAAGTGCTGCGGGTTACGCCGCAGAGCGAACAGCGCTGAGAGACAGGGAAATGCCCGTGTTCGGCGAGCGGCCTGCCGGACTTGACCGCCCGTAGCGAGGGGACGTTCGTGGTCAAACATGTCGGTTTGAGGCAGTTGTTGCGCTATGTTGAGGCGGGAGGCCGCCCCGCGAACAGTCGCTCTATGTAACGAACAAGAGCGCAGAAAATGATCAGGTCCGGCTTTTCCGCAGTAGGACAGGGTTAAGTCCGACAGGCTGTTAGACTAGCGAAAAAAATGATCGAGTCCTCCATGAGCGCGAACCCGCCCCGCCGGCACTGGCCCATCTGGTGCGTCTGGCTATTGCTGTGCCTGTCACCGCATGCCCTGGCCTGGGTCGACGTCGGTGAGCAGACGCAACCCCTCGGTCTGCACCTCAGCCTGTTCGGCGCCGCCGAGCCGAGCAGCCTGGCGGCCGCCATCGAGGCTCGGGAGGCAGGCGAGTTCCGCCCCTCGCAGCAGCTGGTGCCACGCTTCGGCATCGGCGCCCCGCCACACTGGATCTACCTGCCGCTGCACAACCCCACGGCACAGCCGCTCAAACGTACCCTGCAACTGGGCAAAGCCTGGATTGACCAAGTGGACGTCTACCTGCTCGGCGATGGCCACCTCCTGCAGCAACTGCATGCCGGTGATGGACAGCTGCAACGCCTACAGGCCACTCCTGGCATGGGCTATCTGCTGGAATTGCAGCTGCCGCCGGGGCACTCCGAGCTCTATGTGCAGGTCGCCACTGCCGACCCTCTGCTCCTGCCTGTGCGCCTGCTTAGCGATAGCGTCCTGCAGCAGGCGCGCGCTGCCAGCCAGTACAGCTACGGCGCCCTGTATGGATTCCTGCTGGCGCTGCTGGCCTACAACCTGATGCTTTATGCGGGCCTCAAGGATCGCAACAATCTCAATTATTCGATCTACCTCGGCGCCTTTATTCTGCTCAACCTGTCCTACACCGGCCATGCCGGCGCCTGGCTTTGGCCGGATTCGCTGTTCCTCAAACGCTATGCCAACCCATTCTTGATGACTGCAACAGCCTGGCTCGGCCTGCACTTTGCCCGCCATTTTCTCGCCCTGGACGCCCATACACCCCGTCTTGCGCGCGCGGTCAAGCACGGCGCCTCTGCCGTGATGCTGGCGCTGGTGCTATGCGCCAGCCTGGACTGGCACGCCCAGGCCCTCTGGGTGGCCTTCTTCAGTGTGCTGGTCTACAGCCTGCTGATGGTGCTACTGGGTTTGGTCAGCCTGCGCCGCGGCCAGGTGGCGGCGCGCTATTTTCTCGCCGCCACCGTGTTCGGCATGCTCGGCACTGCCCTGACCGAC encodes:
- the rmf gene encoding ribosome modulation factor; its protein translation is MESDAHPKDNRHWSLESLNKAYQQGYMAGLTGQPNSRHDHRAEVLAAAWEAGWDDGHEQLLRQQKIA
- the argA gene encoding amino-acid N-acetyltransferase; its protein translation is MHDYVNWLRHASPYINAHRDCTFVVMLPGEGVAHPNFGNIVHDLVLLHSLGVRLVLVHGSRSQIEARLVARGITPHFHRDLRVTDSATLECVIDAVGQLRIAIEARLSMDMAASPMQGARLRVSSGNFVTARPIGVVDGIDYHHTGEVRRVDRKGIGRLLDERSIVLLSPLGYSPTGEIFNLACEDVATRAAIDLGADKLLLFSAERGLLDEEGRLVRELRPQQVPLYLARLGNSYQGELLDAAAQACRAGVKRAHLVSYVENGSLLTELFTRDGGGTLVDQEQFESLREANIGDVGGLIELISPLEEQGILVRRSREVLEREIEQFSIVERDGLIIACAALYQLDDSDYGELACLAVNPDYRHGGRGDELLERIEARARAQGLKHLFVLTTRTAHWFRERGFVPSSVDRLPTARASLYNFQRNSKVFEKAL
- the argE gene encoding acetylornithine deacetylase; the protein is MPLPSFKEQFAALIAAPSVSCTQAHWDQSNRPVIELLSSWLGDLGFACEVQEINPGKFNLLASYGSGPGGLVLAGHSDTVPFDAALWQSDPLKLTEVDGRWVGLGSCDMKGFFALVIDAVQPLLTQRFQQPLLILATCDEESSMSGARALAAAGRPLGRAAVIGEPTGLKPIRLHKGIMMERIDILGQSGHSSDPRLGHSALEAMQDVLAELRGLRGQWQREFNNPQFSVPQPTLNLGCIHGGDNPNRICGQCSLEFDLRPLPGMQPELLRAAIRQKLQPLAERHQVKIDFAPLFPSVPPFEQAADSELVRLAERLTGHSAASVAFATEAPYLQQLGCETLVLGPGDIDCAHQPGEYLEMSRLEPTVRLLRQLIQHYCLKGCLQK
- a CDS encoding inorganic phosphate transporter, producing the protein MSLIADYGLVLLLLACLFGFFMAWGVGANDVANAMGTSVGSQALTIKQAILVAMVFEFAGAYLAGGQVTETIKSGIVDATLITPDLMVLGMMSALLAAGTWLLIASMRGWPVSTTHSIVGAVIGFAAVGVSMDAVNWAGVGPIVASWVVSPVLSGTVAFGLFVSVQKLIIDTDEPFLNAKRFVPLYMFLTGFMVSLVTVTKGLKHIGLDLSAAEGLLIALGVGALVMLLGIVLLSRIKIDIEADKGFHYASVEKVFAVLMIFTACSMAFAHGSNDVANAVGPLAAIVGVIQSGGEAVGAKAALPAWVLLLGAVGIVIGLATYGYKVIATIGKQITELTPSRGFAAELATATTVVGASAIGLPVSTTHTLVGAVLGVGLARGIGALNLGVIGKIFMSWLITLPVGAALAIVFFYILRGIFL
- a CDS encoding TIGR00153 family protein — encoded protein: MPLNPFASLFGRSPIGPMQKHFAKAHECAAHLVPFFDAVMAEDWAKVEQVQQDMARLEGEADKLKKSVRLHLPKSLFLPVPRSDLLELLSVQDKVANRAKDIAGLMLGREMAIPQAMQPLMRAFVQRTVDASAQALKAMNELDELLETGFGGREAALVGSMVEELELIEQDTDRMQIEVRRALFKLEKDLPPVDVMFLYQILEWIGDVADRAERVGNRLEQLLAR
- a CDS encoding CYTH domain-containing protein, producing MVKETEIKLRVSRDTLAALREHPLLKKRNKSGWEQRELFNQYFDTPARDLAQAKVALRIRRDGDAFIQTLKSRGQSVAGLSERNEFDWNLDQAELDLSKLDDSCWPAALADLDKSLLQPIFSTDFVRQRADIAWGRGKAKVVIEAALDLGKVIAGEHDEEICELELELRQGEPEALLELAAELAADLPLMPCDISKAERGYRLFDANSYSLSLPAPELSSEMSLDDSFAAIAWHLLGSSQRLAEQYRFNGHWRLLVDWLEQLVGLRALIGSLGQAAPRSSSSELRQTLDALLNDWRPRVQAGQLDDAVRRAAPAQFAVELQGTRWGQFSLISSRWLLAKGWTTARNNRGNRQGAAPLGNWLPTLLAEEGHDLQLNRYQKQPEDLAEQLPRIERLLAWLRMARGVLEVPEVDRLYGELSKLSEQANRSIDPESLAARQAQAHIVASLKAWRMLVK
- a CDS encoding GspE/PulE family protein translates to MSAITSPTADRTLDLGDLLRELVAQGRVDQDSAEQCLAIRRSAVNNQQHPLEFLAAQQVDDLSRPGHKLDLESLTVWLAKFVGQPYLRIDPLKIDVAAITPLMSYAFAQRHKILAVAVAPDAVTIASAQPLMHSWEANLTHVLKRPIKRVVANPADIQRLTVELYRLAKSVSGASAGDSKISGVGNFEQLLNLGAQDQEPDANDAHIVNIVDWLFQYAFQQRASDIHIEPRREQGSVRFRIDGVLHTVYQFPPQVTMAVVSRLKSLGRMNVAEKRKPQDGRVKTKTPDGGEVELRLSTLPTAFGEKLVMRIFDPEVLLKSFDQLGFSPDDMKRWADMTRQPNGIILVTGPTGSGKTTTLYTTLKQLATAEVNVCTIEDPIEMIEGAFNQMQVQHNIDLSFASGVRALMRQDPDIIMIGEIRDLETAEMAIQAALTGHLVLSTLHTNDAPSAITRLLELGVPHYLLKATLLGVMAQRLVRTLCPHCKAPHELSDDDWQSLTKPWNAPLPTGAHKAVGCLECRDTGYRGRAGVYEIMQLNDGIKALISADTDLTALRRQAFKEGMRSLRLSGAQKIAAGLTTIEEVLRVTPQSEQR
- a CDS encoding diguanylate cyclase, yielding MSANPPRRHWPIWCVWLLLCLSPHALAWVDVGEQTQPLGLHLSLFGAAEPSSLAAAIEAREAGEFRPSQQLVPRFGIGAPPHWIYLPLHNPTAQPLKRTLQLGKAWIDQVDVYLLGDGHLLQQLHAGDGQLQRLQATPGMGYLLELQLPPGHSELYVQVATADPLLLPVRLLSDSVLQQARAASQYSYGALYGFLLALLAYNLMLYAGLKDRNNLNYSIYLGAFILLNLSYTGHAGAWLWPDSLFLKRYANPFLMTATAWLGLHFARHFLALDAHTPRLARAVKHGASAVMLALVLCASLDWHAQALWVAFFSVLVYSLLMVLLGLVSLRRGQVAARYFLAATVFGMLGTALTDLSVWGMIPFTTLTYRAVELGILLEATLLALALAYQMRQHQRARREAETLARIEPLTGLLNRRAFLEQGNSLWGQAMRHGQPLALIMLDLDHFKAINDQHGHDMGDHYLISTARLISEQCRAGDLLARWGGEEFLLLLPHTRLEEALLLAERLRQAISALTPGPVALSASLGVAARQQQMQLEQLINAADERLYQAKQNGRNRICGPQPECC